The proteins below come from a single Pseudarthrobacter sp. SSS035 genomic window:
- a CDS encoding VOC family protein: protein MNLALNTATTILPVDDAARARSFYTEKLGLPHRGMTDNGSELLGSDGGPMLQLLPVSDGKHSEHTALSFEVRNIERIVQDMEARGVRFQDYDLPNLKTENHICTTDSEKCAWFMDTEHNILCVHETLGMQAEYQL, encoded by the coding sequence ATGAACCTAGCCCTGAACACAGCCACAACCATCCTGCCCGTCGATGACGCAGCGCGCGCCCGCAGTTTCTACACCGAAAAACTGGGCCTCCCGCACCGCGGAATGACAGACAATGGAAGCGAATTACTCGGTAGCGACGGCGGCCCGATGCTGCAGTTGTTGCCGGTCTCGGACGGGAAGCACTCCGAGCACACCGCCCTTAGTTTTGAGGTGCGCAACATTGAGCGGATCGTGCAGGACATGGAGGCCAGGGGCGTCCGTTTCCAGGATTACGACCTGCCCAACCTCAAGACCGAGAACCACATCTGCACCACGGACTCAGAGAAATGCGCCTGGTTCATGGACACGGAGCACAACATCCTCTGCGTTCATGAGACGTTGGGAATGCAGGCCGAATACCAGCTCTGA
- a CDS encoding hotdog fold thioesterase translates to MAEAALSGATHPILENDYASEWMGIEVLAVSDGHATIRMTLRQEMLNGFGMAHGGMIFAFADSAFALACNPVNPTPEEADSITVAAGVDINFLKPAYRGQVITAIADRRSSSGRSGLYDIQIFAADADAQPGAQPDSLPSSGNPGELIAEFRGRSRTIPKK, encoded by the coding sequence ATGGCTGAAGCAGCACTCTCCGGGGCCACCCACCCCATCCTGGAAAACGACTACGCCTCCGAATGGATGGGCATCGAGGTCCTCGCCGTGAGCGACGGGCACGCCACCATCCGCATGACGCTCCGGCAGGAAATGCTCAACGGGTTCGGCATGGCGCACGGCGGAATGATCTTCGCCTTCGCCGACTCCGCCTTCGCCCTTGCCTGCAATCCGGTCAATCCCACCCCCGAAGAGGCCGACAGCATCACCGTTGCCGCCGGCGTCGACATCAATTTCCTCAAGCCCGCCTACCGCGGCCAGGTGATCACCGCCATCGCGGACCGCCGGTCCAGCTCTGGGCGCAGCGGGCTCTACGACATCCAGATTTTCGCGGCCGACGCCGACGCCCAGCCCGGTGCGCAGCCCGATTCGTTACCCAGCTCCGGCAACCCGGGGGAACTCATCGCCGAGTTCCGCGGACGCAGCCGCACCATTCCCAAGAAGTAG
- the paaK gene encoding phenylacetate--CoA ligase PaaK, translating into MTLHAPETPRPQSTSQGTDPILDREETISRDELEALQLTRLQHTVAYAYDRVPLYKRKFDDAGIHPTDLRELSDLGNFPFTTKEDLRAEYPFGMFAVPQSEVARVHASSGTTGRPTVVGYTKQDLADWAKLVARCLRASGVRPGMKVHNAYGYGLFTGGLGAHAGAEALGCTVIPMSGGQTERQIQLIQDFQPDAILATPTYLLTIADAMAHMGIDPTSTSLKYAVLGAEPWTQEMRHELEVTMNIKACDIYGLSEVMGPGVAGEAVETQDGSHIWEDHFRPEIIDAFNPVVGKENVLRDGEHGELVFTSLTKEALPIIRYRTKDLTRLLPGTARPAHRRMGRITGRSDDMIILRGVNLFPSQIEEIALRIPELSPHFQLELTRPEGQRMDQLTVKIERRDAVTVEQSTTAARTLQEQIKIHVGSSCAVDVVEPGSLERSNGKLRRIYDLRPKA; encoded by the coding sequence ATGACCCTCCACGCCCCCGAAACGCCCAGGCCGCAGTCCACGTCCCAGGGCACAGATCCCATCCTGGACCGCGAGGAGACCATCTCCCGCGACGAACTCGAGGCCCTCCAGCTCACCCGCCTGCAGCACACCGTTGCCTACGCCTACGACCGCGTGCCCCTCTACAAGCGCAAATTCGACGACGCCGGCATCCACCCCACGGACCTCCGCGAACTCAGCGACCTCGGCAACTTCCCCTTCACCACCAAGGAAGACCTGCGCGCCGAATACCCGTTCGGAATGTTCGCCGTGCCGCAGAGCGAAGTAGCCCGCGTGCACGCGAGTTCGGGCACCACAGGCCGGCCCACCGTCGTCGGATACACCAAGCAGGACCTGGCCGACTGGGCCAAACTGGTGGCGCGCTGCCTCCGCGCGTCCGGCGTCCGGCCCGGCATGAAGGTCCACAACGCCTACGGCTACGGCCTGTTCACGGGCGGACTGGGCGCGCACGCCGGCGCCGAAGCGCTGGGCTGCACCGTCATCCCGATGTCCGGCGGGCAGACCGAACGCCAGATCCAGCTCATCCAGGACTTCCAGCCGGACGCCATCCTGGCCACGCCCACATACCTGCTCACCATCGCCGACGCCATGGCCCACATGGGCATCGACCCGACGTCGACCTCGCTCAAGTACGCAGTCCTGGGCGCCGAACCGTGGACGCAGGAGATGCGGCACGAACTCGAAGTCACCATGAACATCAAGGCCTGTGACATCTACGGCCTGTCCGAAGTGATGGGCCCGGGCGTCGCCGGCGAGGCCGTGGAAACCCAGGACGGCAGCCACATCTGGGAGGACCACTTCCGCCCCGAAATCATCGACGCCTTCAACCCCGTAGTGGGCAAGGAAAACGTCCTGCGCGACGGCGAACACGGCGAACTCGTGTTCACCTCGCTCACCAAGGAAGCCCTGCCGATCATCCGCTACCGCACCAAGGACCTCACCCGCCTGCTGCCCGGCACCGCCCGCCCCGCGCACCGCCGGATGGGCCGCATCACCGGCCGCAGCGACGACATGATCATTCTCCGCGGCGTGAACCTGTTCCCGTCCCAGATCGAGGAAATCGCGCTGCGCATCCCCGAGCTCAGCCCCCACTTCCAGCTCGAACTCACCCGCCCCGAGGGCCAGCGGATGGACCAGCTGACGGTCAAGATCGAGCGCCGGGACGCGGTGACAGTTGAGCAAAGTACGACGGCGGCACGCACCCTGCAGGAGCAGATCAAGATCCACGTGGGTTCTTCGTGCGCCGTTGACGTGGTGGAGCCGGGTTCACTGGAGCGGTCAAACGGCAAGCTGCGCCGGATCTACGACCTGCGTCCCAAGGCGTAG
- a CDS encoding PaaI family thioesterase produces MTAPSPDAAPDTTPGATPVATPVATPWKIVLGELDEKMGVKILEESVERVVATMPVEGNRQSFGLLHGGASLAVGEAVGSWAAVIHASTLGKTAVGVDVSATHHRSAREGQITITATPIYLGGTLTTHEVLITNDAGQRLCTLRITNLLMKPKKQPSHSPVALSPNVAIRR; encoded by the coding sequence ATGACTGCACCATCCCCCGACGCTGCGCCGGACACCACCCCGGGCGCCACGCCGGTCGCCACACCGGTCGCCACACCGTGGAAGATCGTCCTCGGCGAGCTCGACGAGAAGATGGGCGTGAAGATCCTGGAGGAATCGGTCGAGCGCGTGGTGGCGACGATGCCTGTGGAGGGCAACAGGCAGTCGTTCGGGTTGCTGCACGGCGGCGCGTCGCTGGCGGTGGGCGAGGCGGTGGGGTCCTGGGCGGCCGTGATCCATGCCAGCACGTTGGGGAAAACTGCCGTGGGGGTGGACGTCTCCGCGACGCACCACCGCTCGGCGCGCGAGGGCCAGATCACCATCACCGCCACTCCCATCTACCTCGGCGGCACCCTGACCACGCACGAGGTCCTCATCACCAACGACGCCGGCCAGCGCCTCTGCACGCTGCGCATCACCAACCTGCTGATGAAGCCGAAGAAGCAGCCGTCCCACTCTCCGGTTGCTCTATCACCTAACGTCGCTATTCGACGCTGA
- the pta gene encoding phosphate acetyltransferase produces the protein MAKGIYVSATTPGSGKSLVALGLADTLHRHADRIGFFKPVVHGPDAASDPMVALMKSRFALDDDRCRGGLTSTEVRALLADGKRADIDARCVEIFAEIAKHCDVVIVEGTDLTGQDAAVEFDLNARLANNLAAPVVAVVGAKGLSVAEAAAAVEVARKELVAEKCTLLAIMVNRADPDLVEEIAAAIKPGASNRPVYVLPELEEIARPTTGEVATALGVRQIAGLADMERDVRDIKVAAMNVGNFLNVLDEGALVIVPGDRADVMVACLASSFSPEFPVPSALILTGGLSPDANIYPLLAQAPFPVFAASQDTYTTAKRVSEVRSEIWSGHRRKVASALGLWSKRVDEAELVERLHLPRLERMTPLRFLHDLIERARGQRRHVVLPEGTDVRILQAAEILHRRDVCDLTLLGPDSQVRELAAANGVDLAGINIVDPATSELRQGFAEKYSELRAHKGVDLPKALEIMQDGSYFGTMMVQLGVVDGMVSGAAHTTAHTIRPALEFVKTRDGVKIVSSVFLMLMPDRVLVYGDCAVNPDPNVEQLADIALASAETAVQFGVEPRVAMLSYSTGGSGSGEAVDEVRQATELVRERRPDLAVEGPIQYDAAVDASIAESKMPGSSVAGQATVFIFPDLNTGNNTYKAVQQSSGAVAVGPVLQGLRKPVNDLSRGCTVEDIVNTVAITAIQAQVPDS, from the coding sequence ATGGCCAAAGGCATCTACGTGAGCGCGACCACCCCGGGGTCGGGCAAATCGCTCGTGGCCCTGGGCCTCGCGGACACGCTCCACCGGCACGCGGACCGGATCGGCTTCTTCAAACCGGTGGTCCACGGCCCGGACGCCGCCAGCGACCCCATGGTGGCGCTGATGAAATCACGCTTCGCGCTCGACGACGACCGTTGCCGTGGCGGCCTGACGTCCACCGAAGTGCGTGCCCTCCTGGCAGACGGAAAACGCGCCGACATCGATGCGCGCTGCGTGGAGATCTTCGCGGAGATTGCCAAGCATTGCGACGTGGTGATCGTGGAGGGGACGGACCTCACCGGCCAGGACGCCGCCGTCGAGTTTGACCTCAACGCCCGGCTGGCCAACAACCTGGCCGCGCCGGTGGTTGCCGTGGTGGGCGCCAAGGGGCTCAGCGTCGCGGAGGCCGCGGCCGCCGTGGAGGTTGCCCGCAAGGAACTGGTGGCAGAAAAGTGCACGCTGCTGGCCATCATGGTGAACCGCGCGGACCCGGACCTGGTGGAGGAAATCGCGGCCGCCATCAAGCCCGGTGCATCCAACCGGCCCGTGTACGTCCTGCCGGAGCTGGAGGAGATCGCCCGGCCCACCACCGGCGAGGTTGCCACGGCGCTGGGTGTGCGCCAGATCGCCGGCCTCGCGGACATGGAACGCGACGTGCGGGACATCAAGGTGGCGGCCATGAACGTGGGCAACTTCCTGAACGTGCTGGACGAGGGCGCCCTGGTGATCGTTCCCGGCGACCGCGCGGACGTGATGGTGGCCTGCCTGGCGTCGTCGTTCTCGCCGGAATTCCCGGTGCCGTCGGCGCTGATCCTGACCGGCGGACTGTCCCCGGATGCCAACATCTACCCGCTCCTGGCGCAGGCGCCGTTCCCCGTGTTTGCCGCCAGCCAGGACACCTACACCACCGCCAAGCGGGTCTCCGAGGTCCGCAGCGAAATCTGGTCCGGGCACCGCCGCAAGGTGGCCTCCGCCCTGGGCCTGTGGTCCAAACGGGTGGACGAGGCCGAACTTGTGGAACGCCTCCACCTGCCGCGCCTGGAGCGGATGACCCCGCTGCGGTTCCTGCACGACCTCATCGAACGGGCCAGGGGCCAGCGCCGGCACGTGGTGCTGCCGGAGGGAACGGACGTCCGGATCCTGCAGGCCGCCGAAATCCTGCACCGCCGCGATGTCTGCGACCTCACCCTGCTGGGACCGGATTCGCAGGTCCGGGAATTGGCGGCGGCCAACGGCGTCGACCTGGCCGGGATCAACATCGTGGACCCGGCCACCTCGGAACTGCGGCAGGGCTTCGCCGAGAAGTACTCCGAGCTGCGCGCGCACAAGGGCGTGGACCTGCCGAAGGCGCTGGAAATCATGCAGGACGGCAGCTACTTCGGCACCATGATGGTCCAGCTGGGAGTGGTGGACGGCATGGTGTCCGGCGCCGCCCACACCACGGCGCACACCATCCGCCCGGCGCTGGAGTTCGTCAAAACGCGCGACGGCGTGAAGATCGTGTCCTCGGTGTTCCTGATGCTCATGCCGGACCGGGTGCTGGTCTATGGCGACTGCGCCGTGAACCCCGATCCCAACGTGGAGCAGCTCGCGGACATCGCCCTCGCCTCGGCCGAAACGGCGGTGCAGTTCGGGGTGGAGCCGCGGGTGGCCATGCTGTCCTACTCCACAGGCGGCTCGGGTTCCGGCGAGGCCGTGGACGAAGTCCGGCAGGCCACCGAACTGGTGCGTGAACGCCGCCCGGATCTCGCCGTCGAAGGCCCCATCCAGTACGACGCCGCCGTGGACGCCTCCATCGCGGAGTCCAAAATGCCCGGCTCGTCGGTGGCAGGACAGGCGACCGTGTTCATCTTCCCGGACCTCAACACGGGCAACAACACGTACAAGGCGGT
- a CDS encoding 3-hydroxyacyl-CoA dehydrogenase family protein — MTNPNLPSTVGVLGGGRMGAGIAHAFLINGANVLVVERDEASAEAARERVESAAAKSIERGATDGNLDEMVSRLAITVDYDDFKDRQLVVEAVPEDWDLKVTSLRGIEERLADDAYLASNTSSLSVNGLARELRRPQNFLGLHFFNPVPASTLIEVVLGEQTSPDLAEAAKRWVEALGKTAVVVNDAPGFASSRLGVAIALEAMRMVEEGVASAADIDAAMVLGYKHPTGPLRTTDIVGLDVRLGIAEYLHSTLGERFAPPQILKDKVARGELGRKTGKGFFDWAE; from the coding sequence ATGACGAACCCGAACCTTCCCTCCACCGTCGGCGTCCTTGGCGGCGGCCGCATGGGCGCGGGGATCGCCCACGCCTTCCTGATCAACGGGGCCAACGTCCTGGTGGTGGAGCGCGATGAAGCGTCCGCCGAAGCCGCCCGGGAACGCGTGGAATCCGCCGCCGCCAAGAGCATCGAACGCGGAGCCACTGACGGCAACCTGGATGAGATGGTGTCGCGGCTCGCCATCACGGTCGATTACGACGACTTCAAGGACCGCCAGCTGGTGGTGGAGGCCGTTCCCGAAGACTGGGACCTGAAAGTCACCTCGCTCCGCGGCATCGAGGAGCGCCTGGCCGACGACGCCTACCTGGCCTCCAACACGTCGTCACTGTCCGTCAACGGCTTGGCCCGCGAACTCAGGCGGCCGCAGAACTTCCTCGGCCTGCACTTCTTCAACCCCGTTCCTGCCTCCACGCTTATCGAAGTGGTGCTCGGCGAGCAGACGTCCCCGGATCTGGCCGAGGCGGCGAAACGGTGGGTCGAGGCACTCGGTAAGACCGCCGTCGTCGTCAATGACGCACCCGGCTTTGCCTCGTCACGGCTGGGCGTGGCCATCGCGCTGGAGGCGATGCGCATGGTGGAGGAGGGGGTGGCGTCGGCGGCGGACATCGACGCCGCGATGGTGCTGGGCTACAAGCACCCCACCGGGCCGCTGCGAACCACGGACATTGTGGGCCTGGACGTGCGGCTGGGCATCGCCGAGTACCTGCATTCCACGCTGGGGGAGCGGTTCGCACCGCCGCAGATCCTCAAGGATAAGGTGGCCCGCGGAGAGCTTGGACGGAAGACGGGCAAGGGATTCTTCGACTGGGCTGAGTAG
- a CDS encoding SGNH/GDSL hydrolase family protein codes for MARSGVRRRRSAFAAGLATMAMALGFTVIPAEAATTPRIDYVALGDSYAAGQGAAPYTDRTCFVSRKGYPVIADNLRGLELTANAACSGYTIGAVAGNLPASLAGAEIITITVGGNDLDTTGLLATCFAAPDACLGAAAVRAAMLQDARDNPSTSALVQGLAGLSLAVDAQAPGARIVFTGYPMLFDPTFPDPRAGVVNQLTAGLNDVIRLTALGTGAEFVDVAPAFAGHGIGSAEPWINFNAATIQNPANFHPNGEGYRHGYFASLASQGAFSRN; via the coding sequence ATGGCACGTTCTGGAGTACGACGACGACGCTCGGCTTTTGCGGCCGGCCTCGCCACCATGGCAATGGCTTTGGGCTTCACGGTCATCCCGGCCGAAGCGGCGACCACGCCACGAATCGACTATGTGGCGCTGGGCGATTCCTACGCCGCGGGGCAGGGCGCGGCACCTTACACAGACCGGACCTGCTTTGTGAGCCGTAAGGGATACCCGGTCATTGCGGACAACCTCCGGGGACTGGAGCTAACGGCGAATGCAGCTTGCTCGGGGTACACGATTGGAGCAGTTGCCGGCAACCTCCCGGCCAGCCTCGCCGGCGCCGAGATCATCACGATCACCGTCGGCGGTAATGACCTCGACACTACGGGTTTGTTGGCCACCTGCTTCGCAGCTCCGGATGCATGTCTGGGGGCCGCTGCAGTTCGTGCTGCAATGCTTCAGGACGCACGCGACAATCCCAGCACAAGCGCACTCGTGCAAGGCTTGGCTGGCCTTAGCCTAGCGGTCGACGCGCAGGCACCTGGCGCACGAATCGTGTTTACCGGCTATCCGATGCTGTTTGATCCGACCTTTCCGGATCCCCGGGCAGGCGTGGTCAATCAACTGACTGCTGGGCTGAACGATGTTATCCGCTTGACCGCACTTGGAACTGGTGCTGAGTTCGTCGATGTCGCACCGGCCTTCGCAGGCCATGGCATTGGCTCAGCCGAGCCCTGGATCAACTTCAATGCCGCCACCATTCAGAATCCCGCCAATTTCCACCCCAACGGAGAGGGCTATCGGCACGGCTACTTTGCATCATTGGCCAGCCAGGGTGCCTTCAGTCGGAACTAG
- a CDS encoding TetR/AcrR family transcriptional regulator: protein MPTTAVPSKRGRPGYDQQSVLLIAVDVFNRHGYDATSMGILAENLGISKSAIYHHVPSKGDLLRLALDHALGGLESILEQPGAQSGAADARLEFVLRQTVAVLVERLPFVTLLLRLRGNTDIERDALERRRAFDHEVAALISAARDEGSLRQDIDPRTVTRLLFGTINSIVEWYKPGGSLTPEKLADDVITIAFDGLHAQH from the coding sequence ATGCCCACTACAGCAGTCCCCAGCAAGCGCGGCCGTCCCGGTTACGACCAGCAGTCGGTGCTGCTCATCGCCGTCGACGTCTTCAACCGGCACGGCTATGACGCCACGTCCATGGGCATCCTGGCCGAGAACCTGGGCATCTCGAAATCGGCCATCTACCACCACGTGCCGTCCAAGGGCGACCTCCTGAGGCTCGCCCTGGACCATGCGCTCGGCGGACTGGAATCAATCCTCGAACAGCCCGGGGCGCAAAGCGGCGCGGCGGACGCACGGCTGGAATTTGTCCTGCGTCAGACCGTGGCCGTGCTGGTGGAGCGGCTGCCGTTTGTCACGCTGCTCCTACGGTTGCGGGGCAACACTGACATTGAGCGCGACGCCCTGGAACGCCGTCGCGCGTTTGATCACGAGGTGGCCGCCCTGATTTCCGCAGCCCGCGACGAAGGCTCGCTGCGCCAGGACATCGATCCGCGCACCGTCACGCGCCTGCTGTTCGGCACCATCAACTCAATCGTGGAATGGTACAAACCGGGCGGCTCCCTCACGCCGGAAAAACTGGCCGACGACGTCATCACCATCGCGTTCGACGGGCTCCACGCGCAGCACTAG
- a CDS encoding tyrosine-protein phosphatase: MSWDGAVNAWHVAGRVYRMGRREWLTEAGWRQAYDDGVRTVIDLRNSREAQRRDTDPAVTEAAWSGVTIVAAPTEEPDDPRFTAVCGPYLNDPAHYLHNVRLYPEKFVAVFRAVAAAEAGAIVIHCAAGRDRSGMVAAMLQDLAGDPDQLIADGYAQAARGINERFRTHGPPHAGERYIDDADLTPLLERRGRAVVEFVRELDTRTFLLRNGLSEADLGAVLSLLGSRVAP; this comes from the coding sequence GTGAGCTGGGACGGAGCCGTGAATGCCTGGCACGTTGCCGGCCGGGTTTACCGGATGGGGCGCCGCGAATGGCTCACCGAGGCAGGTTGGCGGCAGGCGTACGACGACGGCGTCCGCACCGTGATTGATCTCCGTAACTCCCGTGAAGCGCAGCGCCGGGACACCGACCCTGCGGTGACCGAAGCGGCCTGGTCCGGCGTCACGATCGTCGCCGCACCCACTGAAGAACCCGATGATCCGCGGTTCACCGCTGTCTGCGGACCGTACCTCAATGATCCCGCCCATTATTTGCACAACGTCCGGCTCTACCCGGAGAAGTTCGTGGCGGTGTTCCGCGCTGTCGCGGCAGCCGAGGCCGGTGCCATCGTCATTCACTGCGCGGCGGGACGGGACCGGAGCGGCATGGTGGCGGCCATGCTGCAGGACCTCGCCGGCGACCCGGACCAGCTCATTGCGGACGGCTACGCCCAAGCCGCCCGAGGCATCAACGAACGTTTCCGGACGCACGGCCCGCCCCATGCTGGCGAACGCTACATCGACGACGCCGACCTGACACCCCTGCTGGAGCGGCGCGGCCGGGCCGTGGTGGAGTTTGTCCGGGAGCTGGACACCCGCACCTTCCTGCTGCGCAACGGCCTGTCCGAGGCCGATCTGGGCGCTGTCCTGAGCCTGCTCGGCAGCCGGGTGGCGCCATGA
- the paaZ gene encoding phenylacetic acid degradation bifunctional protein PaaZ has protein sequence MTTTAETTVDTVQTVPSFIQDSWWTPDAGSAASAVPVRDASTGEVLAKVSTDGLDLAAVVDYGRTTGQTELGKLTFHQRALKLKELAQYLNARREHFYTFSAQTGATKIDSMIDIDGGIGVLFTFGSKGRRELPNSQVVVDGPMEVLSKDGSFVAEHIYTRIPGVAVQINAFNFPVWGMLEKLAPAFIAGVPTIVKPATPTGYVAAAVVKAIIESNILPKGSLQLISGSVRGLLDVLDYRDLVAFTGSASTALSLKSHPNVVQGGVRFTSETDSLNAAILGPDAMEGTPEFDAFIKSVVTEMTVKAGQKCTSIRRAIVPQELVPAVIAAVGRRVDERVVLGDPRADGVTMGALASLEQLTDVRAAVQSMLDAGGELAYGTLDSPSVTSAGGATGVVDAGAFMSPVVLSWADAETDAIHSLEAFGPVASVIGYQDLPDAVRLAARGGGSLVASVCTNDPAVARELVTGIAAHHGRVLMLNREDARSSTGHGSPVPHLVHGGPGRAGGGEELGGIRSVMHHMQRTAIQGSPNMLTAVTGLWHAGADRNFTVETEGTHPFRKSLASLRIGDAVRSDLRQVSLADITAFANSTGDTFYAHTNQEAAEANPFFPGIVAHGYLLLSWAAGLFVEPAPGPVLANYGLENLRFITPVAAGDSIRVTLTAKKITPRETDEYGEVAWDALLTNQNDEIVATYDVLTLVEK, from the coding sequence ATGACCACCACTGCAGAAACCACAGTCGACACCGTCCAGACCGTTCCCAGTTTCATCCAGGATTCCTGGTGGACTCCCGACGCCGGTTCGGCAGCTTCCGCCGTCCCCGTGCGGGACGCGAGCACGGGGGAAGTCCTGGCCAAGGTGAGCACCGACGGCCTGGACCTTGCCGCCGTCGTGGATTACGGCCGCACCACGGGACAGACGGAACTGGGCAAGCTGACCTTCCACCAGCGCGCGCTCAAGCTCAAGGAGCTGGCGCAGTACCTGAACGCCCGGCGCGAGCACTTTTATACGTTTTCGGCGCAGACCGGTGCCACCAAGATCGACTCGATGATCGACATCGATGGCGGCATCGGCGTCCTCTTCACGTTCGGCTCCAAGGGCCGGCGCGAGCTGCCCAATTCGCAGGTAGTGGTGGACGGTCCCATGGAGGTGCTGTCCAAGGATGGCTCGTTCGTGGCCGAGCACATCTACACACGCATCCCTGGCGTCGCCGTGCAGATCAACGCGTTCAACTTCCCGGTCTGGGGCATGCTGGAGAAACTGGCGCCAGCATTCATCGCCGGGGTCCCCACCATCGTCAAGCCAGCCACCCCCACCGGGTACGTGGCCGCGGCCGTGGTGAAGGCGATCATCGAATCCAACATCCTGCCGAAGGGCTCGCTGCAGCTGATTTCCGGCTCTGTCCGCGGCCTTCTGGACGTGCTGGACTACCGCGACCTGGTGGCCTTCACCGGCTCCGCGTCTACCGCGCTGTCACTGAAATCGCATCCCAACGTGGTGCAGGGCGGCGTCCGGTTCACGTCCGAAACGGACTCCCTCAACGCCGCCATCCTTGGTCCGGACGCCATGGAGGGCACCCCGGAATTCGACGCGTTCATCAAGTCAGTGGTCACCGAAATGACGGTCAAGGCGGGCCAGAAGTGCACGTCCATCCGCCGCGCCATCGTCCCGCAGGAGCTGGTGCCGGCGGTGATCGCCGCTGTCGGCAGGCGCGTGGATGAGCGTGTGGTGCTGGGCGATCCCCGCGCCGACGGCGTCACGATGGGCGCTTTGGCGTCGCTCGAGCAGCTTACCGACGTCCGCGCCGCGGTGCAGTCAATGCTCGACGCCGGCGGTGAGCTCGCGTACGGGACGCTCGATTCGCCGTCGGTCACCTCTGCCGGCGGCGCCACGGGCGTAGTGGATGCCGGCGCCTTTATGTCGCCGGTGGTGCTGAGCTGGGCTGACGCGGAGACTGACGCGATCCACTCGCTGGAGGCATTCGGCCCGGTAGCCTCCGTGATCGGATACCAGGACCTGCCCGACGCCGTCCGCCTCGCCGCCCGGGGCGGCGGCTCCCTCGTGGCATCGGTGTGCACCAACGATCCGGCCGTAGCCCGCGAACTCGTCACCGGGATCGCCGCCCACCATGGCCGTGTCCTGATGCTCAACCGCGAGGACGCCCGCAGCTCCACCGGACACGGCTCGCCCGTGCCGCACCTGGTCCACGGCGGTCCCGGCCGCGCCGGCGGCGGCGAGGAGCTGGGCGGCATCCGCTCGGTCATGCACCATATGCAGCGCACCGCCATCCAGGGTTCGCCCAACATGCTCACCGCCGTGACCGGCCTCTGGCACGCCGGGGCGGACCGGAACTTTACCGTGGAGACCGAGGGAACGCACCCGTTCCGGAAGTCGTTGGCTTCGTTGCGGATCGGCGACGCCGTCCGGTCCGACCTGCGTCAAGTGTCACTGGCGGACATCACCGCGTTCGCCAACTCCACGGGCGACACCTTCTATGCCCACACCAACCAGGAAGCGGCCGAAGCCAACCCGTTCTTCCCGGGCATCGTGGCACACGGATACCTGCTGCTGAGCTGGGCCGCCGGGCTGTTTGTGGAGCCGGCGCCGGGTCCTGTCCTGGCCAACTACGGCCTGGAAAACCTCCGCTTCATCACGCCCGTGGCTGCCGGCGATTCCATCCGGGTCACCCTGACGGCCAAGAAGATCACCCCGCGCGAAACCGACGAGTACGGCGAGGTGGCCTGGGACGCGCTCCTGACCAACCAGAACGACGAGATCGTGGCCACCTACGACGTCCTCACCCTCGTCGAAAAGTAG
- a CDS encoding GNAT family N-acetyltransferase — MTLFEPITLTGRHVILEPLKHDHHDGLVAAAQDGELWKLWYTSVPAPDGMAAEIDRRLAMQEQGSMLPFTTRLIDPATGGPGRIIGMTTYCNIDAGTPRVEVGYTWNAASVHGTGTNPDSKLLLLRHAFETLGCVAVEFCTHWLNHQSREAIARLGAKQDGVLRSHSRTSDGVLRDTVVFSILEHEWPMVRNGLEHRLAKHA; from the coding sequence GTGACCCTCTTTGAACCCATCACCCTGACCGGCCGGCACGTGATTCTTGAGCCGCTGAAGCACGATCACCATGACGGCCTGGTGGCGGCCGCACAGGATGGCGAGCTGTGGAAGCTCTGGTACACCTCCGTCCCGGCGCCGGACGGGATGGCGGCGGAGATCGACCGCAGGCTGGCCATGCAGGAGCAGGGGTCCATGCTGCCGTTCACCACCCGGCTGATCGATCCTGCCACCGGCGGCCCGGGCCGGATCATCGGCATGACCACTTACTGCAATATCGACGCCGGCACGCCCCGGGTGGAGGTCGGCTACACGTGGAACGCCGCGTCGGTCCACGGCACCGGCACCAACCCTGACTCCAAGCTGCTGCTGTTGCGGCACGCGTTCGAAACCCTGGGCTGCGTGGCCGTGGAGTTTTGTACGCACTGGCTGAACCACCAATCCAGGGAAGCGATCGCCAGGCTGGGTGCGAAGCAGGACGGCGTGCTGCGCAGCCACAGCCGGACCAGCGACGGCGTCCTGCGCGACACCGTGGTGTTCTCTATCCTGGAGCACGAGTGGCCGATGGTCCGGAACGGGCTGGAGCACCGACTCGCCAAGCACGCGTGA